One Vibrio penaeicida DNA segment encodes these proteins:
- a CDS encoding sigma-54-dependent transcriptional regulator, with the protein MAQSKVLIVEDDEGLREALVDTLALAGYEWVEADCAEQALIILKSEEVDIVISDVQMAGMGGLALLRNIKQHWPNLPVLLMTAYANIEDAVAAMKEGAIDYMAKPFAPEVLLNMVSRYAPVKSDDEGDAVVADEKSLKLLALADKVARTDANVMVLGPSGSGKEVMSRYIHNASQRSDGPFVAINCAAIPDNMLEATLFGYEKGAFTGAVQACPGKFEQAQGGTILLDEISEMDLNLQAKLLRVLQEREVERLGSRKSIKLDVRVLATSNRDLKQYVAQGNFREDLYYRLNVFPIAWPPLCQRQGDIEPLAKHLAERHCKKLGMPVPNVSATALQKLVSYPWPGNVRELDNVIQRALILSEQGDIGSDHILLEGVDWEDANSLQAVVESGDVAIPSVKPIAEPDNEITKTMGASADGLGSELREQEYAIILDTLAECNGRRKEMAEKLGISPRTLRYKLAKMRDSGIDIPN; encoded by the coding sequence ATGGCTCAAAGTAAAGTATTAATAGTTGAAGATGATGAAGGTCTACGTGAAGCTCTTGTCGACACCCTTGCTTTAGCAGGTTACGAGTGGGTTGAAGCAGATTGCGCTGAACAAGCTTTGATTATTCTGAAGTCAGAAGAAGTCGATATCGTTATTTCAGATGTTCAAATGGCAGGAATGGGTGGGCTTGCGCTGCTTAGGAATATTAAACAGCATTGGCCAAACTTGCCTGTATTGTTGATGACGGCGTACGCCAATATTGAAGATGCAGTTGCAGCAATGAAAGAAGGGGCCATTGACTACATGGCTAAACCATTTGCGCCAGAAGTGTTGCTCAACATGGTAAGCCGTTACGCCCCAGTAAAAAGTGATGATGAAGGTGATGCCGTCGTTGCTGATGAGAAGAGCCTAAAATTGCTTGCCCTTGCGGATAAGGTAGCGAGAACAGACGCAAACGTCATGGTGCTCGGACCAAGTGGTTCAGGTAAAGAAGTGATGTCTCGATACATACACAATGCATCTCAGCGAAGTGATGGCCCTTTTGTTGCTATCAACTGTGCCGCTATTCCCGATAACATGCTGGAAGCCACACTGTTTGGGTACGAGAAAGGGGCGTTTACCGGTGCCGTTCAGGCATGCCCAGGGAAATTTGAACAAGCGCAAGGCGGTACCATTTTGCTAGATGAAATCAGTGAAATGGACTTGAATCTACAGGCTAAACTGCTCCGTGTTTTACAGGAACGGGAGGTTGAACGTTTAGGTAGCCGTAAAAGTATTAAACTGGATGTACGTGTGTTAGCAACCAGTAACCGTGATTTGAAACAATACGTAGCTCAAGGCAATTTCCGAGAAGATTTGTATTACCGCTTGAATGTATTCCCAATTGCTTGGCCACCACTGTGCCAGCGTCAGGGGGATATTGAGCCGCTCGCCAAACATTTGGCGGAGCGCCATTGTAAAAAATTAGGCATGCCGGTTCCTAACGTTTCTGCTACTGCTTTGCAAAAATTAGTTTCGTACCCTTGGCCTGGTAATGTTCGTGAGCTCGATAACGTTATCCAGCGAGCATTAATATTAAGCGAACAAGGCGATATCGGGTCCGACCATATCCTACTTGAAGGTGTTGATTGGGAAGATGCGAACAGCTTGCAAGCCGTTGTTGAATCGGGTGATGTGGCCATACCTTCCGTTAAACCTATTGCTGAACCCGATAATGAGATCACAAAAACCATGGGAGCTTCTGCTGATGGTCTAGGTTCTGAGCTAAGAGAGCAGGAATACGCTATTATTTTGGATACTTTGGCAGAATGTAACGGGCGCAGAAAAGAAATGGCAGAAAAGCTAGGTATCAGCCCAAGAACCTTGCGCTACAAGTTAGCAAAAATGCGTGATTCAGGTATTGATATCCCTAACTGA
- a CDS encoding sigma-54 dependent transcriptional regulator encodes MQGLAQLLVIEDDQQVKHNLSIILEFIGEHCEVISTDEIDSIDWTATWAGCILGSINHKSQTAPLTKILKQSNHIPLLTLSSNTISVDDFPHYVGELEQPLNYPQLSDALRHCQEFLGRKGGPLPSASRKNTLFRSLVGQSQGIRDVRHLIEQVSATEANVLILGESGTGKEVVARNIHYHSPRRNGPFVPINCGAIPPELLESELFGHEKGAFTGAITARKGRFELAEGGTLFLDEIGDMPMPMQVKLLRVLQERNSERVGGNNTIKADVRVVAATHRNLEKMIEAEKFREDLFYRLNVFPIDMPALKDRKEDIPLLLKELLTRMEAEGGMPICFTPRAINSMMEHDWPGNVRELANLVERMVILFPNSLVDVNHLPTKYRYSDIPEFQPENLGSSQSIEEQERDALSDIFSEDFNFEESALDMEENANSPQELPPEGVNLKELLADVEVNMISQALEAQGGVVARAADMLGMRRTTLVEKMRKYNLNR; translated from the coding sequence ATGCAAGGCTTGGCACAATTGTTGGTTATTGAAGATGATCAGCAGGTTAAACATAATTTAAGCATAATTCTTGAGTTCATCGGTGAACACTGTGAAGTTATCAGTACCGATGAAATCGACAGCATTGATTGGACCGCGACATGGGCTGGATGCATTTTAGGCTCCATAAACCATAAATCGCAGACAGCACCTCTTACTAAGATACTGAAACAATCCAACCATATTCCACTTCTAACACTAAGCAGTAACACCATTTCTGTGGACGATTTTCCACATTATGTTGGTGAGCTTGAACAGCCTTTGAATTACCCTCAGCTCAGTGATGCGTTGCGACATTGCCAAGAATTTCTTGGACGCAAAGGGGGACCGCTTCCGTCTGCCAGCCGAAAAAATACGCTTTTCAGAAGTTTGGTTGGTCAAAGTCAAGGCATACGAGATGTGCGCCATTTGATTGAACAAGTGTCTGCAACCGAAGCCAATGTACTTATTCTTGGCGAGTCTGGTACGGGTAAAGAAGTGGTGGCGAGAAACATCCACTATCACTCGCCGCGTCGAAACGGTCCATTTGTTCCTATTAACTGTGGCGCAATTCCACCTGAACTTTTGGAAAGTGAACTGTTTGGTCATGAGAAAGGCGCGTTTACGGGGGCAATCACTGCACGTAAAGGGCGTTTTGAGCTAGCCGAGGGCGGCACACTTTTCCTTGATGAAATTGGCGATATGCCAATGCCAATGCAGGTGAAATTGTTAAGAGTACTTCAAGAGCGCAATTCCGAGCGAGTTGGCGGTAACAATACAATCAAAGCGGATGTTCGAGTTGTTGCGGCGACGCACCGTAATCTTGAAAAAATGATTGAAGCTGAAAAGTTCCGTGAAGACTTATTCTATCGATTGAATGTTTTTCCTATCGATATGCCTGCTCTGAAGGATCGCAAAGAAGACATTCCACTGTTGTTAAAAGAATTGCTAACCAGAATGGAAGCGGAAGGTGGCATGCCGATATGCTTCACTCCACGAGCTATTAACTCAATGATGGAACATGACTGGCCTGGTAATGTCCGTGAGCTTGCCAATCTCGTTGAGCGCATGGTTATTCTTTTTCCAAACAGCTTGGTGGACGTTAATCATCTGCCCACCAAATATCGCTACAGCGACATTCCAGAGTTTCAACCGGAGAATCTTGGTTCAAGCCAATCCATTGAAGAACAGGAGCGTGATGCACTTTCTGACATCTTTTCGGAAGATTTCAATTTTGAAGAAAGCGCTCTCGATATGGAAGAAAACGCCAACAGTCCTCAGGAATTACCCCCAGAAGGCGTTAACTTGAAAGAGCTTTTGGCAGACGTTGAAGTGAATATGATCAGCCAAGCGCTAGAAGCTCAAGGTGGTGTCGTTGCGCGAGCTGCGGACATGCTAGGAATGCGCCGTACAACCCTTGTTGAGAAAATGCGTAAGTATAATCTCAACCGATAA
- the fliJ gene encoding flagellar export protein FliJ — protein sequence MNNALEFLLEQAKDKESQSVLALNKSRAELEDYYRQVEQIEKYRLDYCNQLVERGKGGLTASEYGHLNRFLTQLDETLAKQKAAEEHFVSQVNNCEEHWLETRKTRRSYEWMIEKKAKDKRIQQEKVEQRQMDEFSTLQFARRKSSF from the coding sequence GTGAATAATGCTCTAGAGTTTTTACTTGAACAGGCGAAAGATAAAGAATCTCAGTCCGTGCTTGCTCTCAATAAGTCGAGAGCAGAGCTTGAAGATTACTACCGCCAAGTCGAGCAAATAGAAAAATACAGATTGGATTATTGCAATCAGCTGGTAGAGCGAGGAAAAGGTGGGCTTACTGCGAGTGAGTATGGACACTTAAATCGATTCTTAACTCAGCTAGATGAAACCTTAGCTAAGCAAAAAGCTGCAGAAGAACACTTTGTTTCACAGGTCAATAATTGTGAAGAACACTGGTTGGAGACTCGTAAAACCCGTCGTTCTTATGAGTGGATGATTGAAAAAAAAGCAAAGGATAAGCGCATTCAGCAAGAAAAAGTAGAGCAAAGACAAATGGATGAGTTTTCCACTTTGCAATTTGCTCGTAGAAAAAGTTCATTTTAG
- the fliH gene encoding flagellar assembly protein FliH: MSLERKRGFLRPDEDDIAEKAEAWGLPDYTGDANANAKDTALKYDPSWVPNFDTPEAEEPVELTEEQIEEIKQAAYQEGMALGQEKGYQDGFEKGKEEGFTAGHQEGTEQGKQEGLEAGQTYIEEQVNHFMTLASQFAQPLELMNAQVEKQLVDMVLTMVKEVVHVEVQMNPQVILDTVRQSVEALPIAGHAITIKLNPEDLAIVLSSYGEEELKNRSWTLSSEPSLNRGDVHIEAGESSVSFKMEERIRSVIQSFCGSNRHQEQV; this comes from the coding sequence ATGTCATTAGAACGTAAACGCGGCTTTCTACGACCGGATGAAGATGACATAGCCGAAAAAGCGGAAGCGTGGGGGTTACCTGACTATACAGGTGATGCCAATGCTAACGCCAAAGATACCGCCCTCAAATACGATCCTTCTTGGGTCCCCAACTTTGACACGCCCGAAGCTGAAGAGCCGGTAGAACTGACCGAAGAACAAATAGAAGAAATAAAGCAAGCCGCCTATCAAGAGGGCATGGCGTTAGGTCAAGAGAAAGGGTACCAAGACGGATTCGAAAAAGGTAAAGAAGAAGGGTTTACCGCAGGTCATCAAGAGGGTACAGAGCAAGGTAAGCAAGAGGGGCTTGAAGCTGGTCAAACTTACATTGAAGAACAAGTAAATCACTTTATGACGTTGGCAAGCCAATTTGCTCAACCTCTTGAATTAATGAATGCTCAGGTTGAAAAGCAATTGGTAGACATGGTTCTCACCATGGTTAAAGAAGTGGTTCACGTAGAAGTGCAGATGAACCCACAAGTGATATTGGATACGGTTCGTCAAAGTGTTGAAGCTCTGCCTATTGCGGGTCACGCTATCACAATAAAACTCAATCCCGAAGATTTGGCCATCGTTCTTTCGTCTTACGGCGAGGAAGAACTTAAAAATCGCAGCTGGACGTTATCCAGTGAACCATCTCTGAATCGAGGAGATGTGCATATTGAGGCCGGCGAATCGAGTGTGAGCTTTAAAATGGAAGAACGAATCCGTTCAGTCATTCAATCCTTCTGTGGTTCAAATCGGCATCAGGAGCAAGTGTAA
- the fliF gene encoding flagellar basal-body MS-ring/collar protein FliF, with the protein MAEDKSTDLAVSDGGAVAVGSDLDNESQNLDLDEQSSSKFDMSMGDLDLLRQVVLVVAISICVALIVMVFFWVREPELRPLGTYETEELIPVLDYLDQQKIDYNLEGNTIRVPVSEYSNIKLNMTRAGLNQPDPAGDDILLQDMGFGVSQRLEQERLKLSRERQLGKAIEQMRQVRKAQVLLALPKQSVFVRHNQEASATVFLTLGSTNSLKQEEVDSIVDMVSSAVPGMKPTRVTVTDQHGRLLSSGSQDPMATARRKEHELERKQEQALREKIDSVLIPILGIGNYTSQVDIELDFSAVEQTRKRFDPNTPSTRSEYTLEDYNNGNVVAGVPGALSNQPPADASIPQDVKQMKDGSLLGQGSVHKEATRNFELDTTISHERRQTGTVNRQTVSVAIRHKPSVNAETGDVTYQPLAQAEIDAIRSVLIGAVGFNETRGDLLNVLSVKFAEPEAEVMMDVPIWEHPNFNDWIRWLASALVIIAIILILVRPAMKKLINPHSEEDEDSEFGADGLPLSADGDTSLIGSDIDAGDAFEFGSGIDLPNLHKDEDVLKAVRALVANEPELAAQVVKNWVSEDG; encoded by the coding sequence GTGGCTGAAGACAAATCAACAGATCTCGCGGTATCCGATGGTGGTGCAGTAGCAGTAGGAAGTGACCTGGATAACGAGAGTCAAAACCTAGACTTAGATGAGCAAAGCTCCTCGAAGTTTGACATGTCAATGGGTGATCTAGACCTATTGCGTCAGGTGGTTTTGGTTGTTGCTATTTCAATATGTGTAGCGCTTATCGTCATGGTGTTCTTTTGGGTGCGTGAACCTGAGTTACGTCCGCTAGGAACATATGAGACAGAAGAACTGATCCCCGTTCTTGACTATCTTGACCAACAGAAAATTGACTATAACCTCGAAGGGAATACGATTCGTGTTCCAGTGAGCGAATACAGCAACATCAAACTCAACATGACCCGAGCGGGCTTGAATCAACCGGATCCAGCGGGTGATGACATTCTTCTGCAGGATATGGGGTTTGGTGTTTCCCAGCGTTTAGAGCAAGAACGCTTGAAACTCAGCCGAGAAAGACAACTTGGTAAAGCTATCGAACAAATGCGACAAGTTCGTAAAGCACAAGTTTTACTCGCCTTACCTAAACAAAGCGTGTTTGTTCGCCATAATCAAGAAGCGTCAGCTACCGTATTTTTGACGCTTGGTTCCACAAACTCTCTTAAGCAAGAAGAAGTGGATTCCATTGTCGACATGGTATCCAGCGCCGTACCTGGCATGAAGCCGACACGAGTAACCGTAACCGATCAGCATGGTCGGTTGCTCAGCTCGGGGTCGCAAGATCCAATGGCAACAGCTCGCCGAAAAGAACATGAACTAGAACGCAAGCAAGAGCAGGCTTTACGAGAAAAAATCGATTCGGTTCTTATCCCTATTTTGGGTATCGGGAACTACACCTCTCAAGTAGACATTGAGCTCGACTTTAGTGCTGTGGAGCAAACTCGCAAACGATTTGATCCCAATACACCTTCTACACGCAGCGAATATACGTTAGAAGATTACAACAACGGAAATGTGGTTGCCGGTGTACCTGGTGCGCTTTCAAACCAGCCGCCTGCGGATGCGTCCATCCCTCAAGATGTGAAACAGATGAAAGATGGCTCTTTGCTTGGGCAAGGTTCTGTTCACAAAGAAGCCACTCGAAATTTTGAGTTAGATACCACTATTAGCCATGAACGTAGACAAACAGGTACCGTAAACCGCCAAACGGTGTCTGTAGCTATCCGTCATAAACCGAGCGTTAATGCGGAAACGGGTGATGTGACTTACCAACCGTTGGCTCAAGCAGAGATTGATGCCATTCGAAGTGTACTGATCGGTGCTGTTGGGTTTAATGAAACACGCGGTGATTTGCTGAACGTTCTTAGTGTCAAGTTTGCAGAACCAGAAGCCGAAGTCATGATGGATGTGCCAATCTGGGAACACCCGAATTTCAACGACTGGATTCGTTGGCTGGCAAGTGCGCTGGTTATCATCGCAATCATCTTGATTTTGGTACGCCCAGCGATGAAGAAACTTATCAACCCTCATTCGGAAGAGGACGAGGATTCAGAATTTGGTGCCGATGGACTTCCACTGTCGGCGGATGGCGATACCAGCTTGATTGGTAGTGATATCGACGCGGGCGATGCCTTTGAATTTGGTTCAGGTATTGACTTACCTAACCTGCACAAAGATGAAGATGTATTGAAAGCGGTGCGTGCACTGGTTGCAAACGAACCAGAGCTCGCAGCACAAGTAGTGAAGAATTGGGTGTCAGAAGATGGCTAA
- a CDS encoding sensor histidine kinase codes for MTPSEIQESTSALGSLEDQVARYKQVLDVMPAGVILLDTQGSVYEANPEAERLLEVPLVGQKWFEIIQAAFAPREDDGHEISLRNGRKVRLAISASQTGQLILITDLTETRLLQARVGDLQRLSSLGRMVASLAHQVRTPLSSAMLYASNLGAPNLPAPTRERFQTKLVDRLHDLEKQVNDMLLFAKGGDNKVVKPFTAEDLRTEFQPMVETAIKTSSIDYHLELENPDAMLMGNANAVASALSNLVINAIQISGKGAQIDVYFRVVNNELKISIQDSGPGVPPELQQKIMEPFFTTRSQGTGLGLAVVQMVCRAHEGRLELISEPGDGACFTVCLPLATTNSGEE; via the coding sequence ATGACACCATCAGAAATTCAAGAAAGTACCTCAGCACTTGGATCCTTAGAAGATCAGGTTGCGCGTTACAAACAAGTTTTGGATGTGATGCCAGCTGGGGTTATTTTACTTGATACACAAGGCAGTGTTTACGAAGCGAACCCTGAAGCAGAAAGGTTGCTTGAAGTTCCTCTGGTCGGTCAGAAGTGGTTTGAAATTATTCAGGCCGCATTCGCACCTCGAGAAGATGATGGCCATGAAATTTCGCTCCGAAATGGTCGTAAGGTACGTCTCGCTATTTCTGCATCTCAAACTGGACAGCTTATTTTGATCACGGATTTAACCGAAACTCGGTTATTACAAGCTCGTGTTGGTGATCTACAGCGATTGTCTTCATTAGGGCGAATGGTCGCATCTCTAGCGCACCAAGTACGCACGCCCCTTTCTAGCGCCATGCTTTATGCTTCCAATTTAGGTGCGCCAAATCTACCGGCTCCCACGCGTGAACGCTTTCAAACCAAATTGGTCGACCGATTACACGATCTCGAAAAGCAAGTGAACGACATGCTGTTGTTTGCCAAAGGTGGAGACAACAAGGTCGTTAAGCCATTTACAGCTGAAGATTTGCGAACCGAATTTCAACCCATGGTGGAAACCGCAATCAAAACCAGTTCGATTGATTACCATCTCGAATTGGAAAACCCTGATGCAATGTTGATGGGTAACGCAAATGCAGTGGCTTCGGCGCTCAGCAATCTTGTGATCAACGCAATCCAAATTTCAGGAAAAGGGGCACAAATAGATGTCTATTTCCGAGTAGTAAATAACGAATTAAAAATTTCGATTCAGGATAGCGGCCCTGGTGTCCCACCTGAATTACAGCAAAAAATTATGGAACCTTTCTTTACCACCCGATCTCAAGGTACAGGGTTAGGGCTCGCCGTTGTTCAAATGGTTTGCCGCGCCCATGAAGGAAGGTTAGAACTGATTTCAGAGCCGGGAGACGGTGCTTGTTTCACTGTCTGTCTGCCCCTTGCAACGACAAACTCTGGAGAAGAATGA
- the fliG gene encoding flagellar motor switch protein FliG, whose amino-acid sequence MANDVAKTEDGGEKGSEIDIESIPGEERAAILLLSLNESDAAGIIRHLEPKQVQRVGSAMARAADLNSDKVSVVHRAFLEDIQKYTNIGMGSEDFMRNALVAALGEDKANNLVDQILLGTGSKGLDSLKWMDPRQVASIIVNEHPQIQTIVLSYLEADQSAEILSQFAERDRLDLVMRIANLEEVQPSALAELNEIMEKQFAGQAGAQAAKIGGTKAAAEIMNFMDNSVEGILMDQIREQDEDMATQIQDLMFVFENLMEVDDAGIQKLLRDIPQDVLQRALKGADDGLREKVFKNMSKRAADMMRDDMEAMAPVKVSDVEAAQKEILAIARRLADNGELMLGGGADEFL is encoded by the coding sequence ATGGCTAACGACGTTGCAAAAACAGAAGATGGCGGTGAAAAAGGCTCGGAAATCGATATTGAGTCGATTCCTGGAGAGGAACGTGCCGCGATATTGCTTTTGAGCCTAAATGAATCGGATGCCGCAGGCATTATTCGTCATCTAGAACCCAAGCAGGTTCAAAGAGTGGGTAGTGCTATGGCGAGGGCAGCCGATCTAAACTCAGATAAAGTTAGCGTTGTGCATCGCGCGTTTCTGGAAGATATTCAGAAATACACCAACATAGGTATGGGTAGTGAAGACTTTATGCGAAATGCTTTGGTTGCTGCCCTGGGTGAAGACAAAGCGAACAACCTCGTTGACCAAATATTGTTAGGTACTGGCTCGAAAGGCTTGGATTCTCTTAAATGGATGGACCCTCGTCAAGTTGCCAGCATCATAGTGAACGAGCACCCGCAAATTCAAACTATCGTACTTTCTTATCTCGAAGCCGATCAATCTGCAGAGATCTTGTCGCAGTTTGCCGAGCGTGATCGTCTCGACTTGGTTATGCGTATCGCCAACTTAGAAGAAGTTCAGCCTTCTGCATTGGCAGAGCTAAACGAAATCATGGAGAAACAGTTCGCGGGTCAAGCCGGTGCGCAAGCTGCCAAGATTGGTGGTACTAAGGCTGCCGCTGAAATCATGAACTTCATGGATAACAGTGTCGAAGGCATCTTGATGGACCAAATCCGTGAACAAGATGAAGACATGGCGACTCAGATTCAAGATCTGATGTTCGTGTTCGAAAACTTGATGGAAGTGGACGACGCCGGTATTCAAAAATTGCTGCGTGATATTCCACAAGATGTATTACAACGAGCGCTTAAAGGTGCCGACGATGGTCTTCGCGAGAAAGTATTCAAGAACATGTCAAAGCGTGCAGCCGATATGATGCGCGACGACATGGAAGCGATGGCTCCGGTAAAAGTTTCCGATGTGGAAGCTGCTCAAAAAGAAATTCTGGCGATTGCCCGACGTCTTGCCGACAATGGCGAGCTCATGCTGGGTGGTGGCGCAGACGAATTCCTATAA
- the fliE gene encoding flagellar hook-basal body complex protein FliE: MKIGGMNQEMQAMMLEATNSTKPATGQQVSSDFGALLDNAINNVNALQKQSGELATRFDQGDPNVSLSDVMIARNKSSVAFDATIQVRNKLVEAYKELMNMPV; encoded by the coding sequence ATGAAAATTGGTGGAATGAATCAGGAAATGCAAGCGATGATGCTTGAAGCGACAAACTCCACTAAACCCGCTACAGGACAGCAGGTTTCCTCTGATTTTGGTGCGCTATTGGATAACGCCATAAACAACGTTAATGCGCTACAGAAGCAATCCGGAGAGCTAGCAACTCGATTTGACCAAGGCGACCCTAACGTATCGTTGTCTGATGTGATGATTGCTCGAAACAAATCTAGCGTGGCTTTTGACGCGACGATTCAAGTAAGAAATAAACTGGTAGAAGCTTATAAAGAGCTGATGAACATGCCAGTATAA
- the fliI gene encoding flagellar protein export ATPase FliI: MLALEERLSNYKTQGLTTKAIASGKLVRVVGLTLEATGCKAPIGSLCKVETLSGEMEAEVVGFSGESLYLMPSEQITGVLPGAKVTPITTDSGLSVGMELLGRVIDGVGNPLDGLGDIYTEKKASFNGQPINPLARKPISEPLDVGLKAVNGLLTVGKGQRIGLFAGSGVGKSVTLGMMTRGTTAQVVVVGLIGERGREVKEFIEEILGKEGRQRSVVVAAPADSSPLMRLKGCQTALTIAEYFRDQGLDVLLLMDSLTRFAQAQREIALSVGEPPATKGYPPSVFAKLPALVERAGNGDDNQGSITAFFTVLTEGDDLQDPIADASRAILDGHIVLSRELADAGHYPAIDVEKSVSRVMPQITTDEHMMMAKAVRQVLSVCRKNQDLVSIGAYKPGTDPAIDTAFTLKPKLDEYAQQGMGEAVPYEMCVNMLRSILQPS; encoded by the coding sequence ATGCTGGCTCTTGAAGAAAGACTTTCCAATTATAAAACCCAAGGTTTAACCACGAAAGCCATTGCTTCCGGCAAGCTAGTTCGCGTGGTGGGCTTAACGCTTGAGGCAACGGGGTGTAAAGCCCCTATCGGTAGCCTTTGTAAGGTTGAAACACTCAGCGGAGAAATGGAAGCTGAAGTGGTTGGGTTTTCAGGGGAAAGCCTTTATTTAATGCCGAGTGAACAAATTACAGGTGTTCTACCAGGCGCAAAAGTAACGCCAATTACCACTGACAGTGGTTTGTCGGTTGGAATGGAGTTACTTGGCCGGGTCATTGATGGTGTGGGCAATCCACTGGATGGCCTTGGTGATATCTATACAGAGAAAAAAGCCTCATTCAATGGTCAGCCCATAAACCCATTGGCACGAAAGCCGATTTCAGAACCGCTGGACGTGGGGTTGAAGGCGGTAAATGGATTACTAACGGTAGGCAAAGGTCAACGTATTGGCCTCTTTGCTGGCTCCGGTGTCGGTAAGTCGGTCACTCTCGGTATGATGACGAGAGGCACAACCGCGCAAGTGGTGGTAGTGGGGCTGATTGGTGAGCGTGGGCGCGAAGTAAAAGAATTCATTGAAGAGATCTTAGGAAAAGAAGGCCGCCAGCGTTCGGTCGTTGTTGCTGCTCCTGCCGACTCTTCACCTCTTATGCGTTTGAAAGGGTGTCAGACAGCGCTGACCATTGCGGAATACTTTCGCGATCAAGGGTTAGATGTTCTTTTGCTAATGGATTCATTAACGCGTTTTGCCCAAGCACAGCGTGAAATTGCCCTTTCTGTAGGCGAGCCGCCAGCGACCAAAGGCTATCCGCCATCGGTATTCGCTAAGTTACCAGCGCTGGTTGAGCGTGCTGGTAATGGTGATGATAATCAGGGGTCGATTACTGCCTTCTTTACCGTGTTAACGGAAGGGGACGACTTACAAGACCCGATCGCCGATGCGTCGCGAGCCATTTTGGATGGTCACATCGTGTTGTCACGCGAGTTGGCTGATGCTGGTCATTATCCTGCGATTGACGTCGAGAAATCCGTCAGCCGTGTTATGCCTCAAATCACAACAGATGAACACATGATGATGGCGAAAGCCGTACGTCAGGTGCTTTCAGTTTGTCGTAAAAACCAAGATCTTGTTTCTATTGGTGCATACAAACCAGGAACAGACCCAGCGATTGATACCGCTTTTACTCTCAAACCTAAATTGGATGAGTACGCGCAGCAGGGTATGGGAGAAGCGGTCCCATATGAAATGTGTGTGAATATGCTTCGCAGTATATTGCAGCCATCTTAA
- a CDS encoding flagellar protein FliT: MSNILTDLSDLDQQLLSFLEKDEIIAEEIVAVVDKREQLLQSALQEFEKSPDLVNKEEWQQAVERTQKIVLLMQANTNKIADHLKKYRHGNKSVQLYKKFL; this comes from the coding sequence ATGTCCAATATATTGACAGACCTAAGCGATCTGGATCAGCAGCTTCTATCTTTTTTGGAAAAAGATGAAATAATTGCTGAAGAAATTGTTGCTGTGGTCGATAAAAGAGAACAGTTGTTGCAAAGTGCTTTGCAAGAGTTTGAAAAATCGCCTGACCTCGTCAATAAAGAAGAGTGGCAACAAGCAGTGGAAAGAACACAGAAAATTGTGTTACTGATGCAGGCGAATACCAATAAAATTGCTGATCACTTGAAAAAGTACCGACACGGAAACAAGTCTGTTCAGCTTTATAAGAAGTTTCTATAA
- the fliS gene encoding flagellar export chaperone FliS, whose translation MRGSLQAYKKVSVDSQLSAASPHKIIQMLMAGAIERLIQGKAAMQQGNIATKGERLGKALDIVIALRSCLSMDDGGDIAKNLDQLYEFMITQITVANQSNEPKPIDDVVDIIREIKSAWDQIPAEFHNLTSAELGQ comes from the coding sequence ATGCGAGGTTCTTTACAGGCTTACAAAAAGGTTTCAGTAGACAGTCAACTGTCTGCGGCCTCTCCGCATAAGATTATTCAAATGCTGATGGCTGGTGCAATTGAGCGCCTGATTCAAGGTAAGGCTGCAATGCAGCAGGGAAATATAGCAACAAAAGGTGAGCGTTTAGGTAAAGCGCTAGACATTGTTATCGCATTAAGATCTTGCTTGTCTATGGATGACGGTGGTGATATTGCTAAAAACCTAGACCAGCTTTACGAGTTCATGATTACGCAAATCACTGTGGCGAATCAGAGTAATGAACCAAAGCCGATCGACGACGTGGTTGATATCATTCGTGAGATCAAATCAGCGTGGGATCAGATTCCAGCAGAGTTCCATAACTTAACCTCTGCAGAATTAGGCCAGTAA